The genomic DNA TAAAATTGGCATGCAAAAATGCTGAATCAAAATTTCTCGAAGAAAAAGAATTACAAACAAATAAAGGGGCTATACTTCAAGAGATACAAAGAATGCTCCATCTTTCTAAAATCCCAAAGAGAATAGAATGTTTCGATGCATCCACTTATCAAGGCGATAATACAGTTGTGGGTATGGTCGTTTTTGAAAACGGAATTGCCTTCAAATCGCATTACAGAAAATTTTCAATTAAGAAGGAGAATATACATGATGATTATTATTCCCTTCGAGAGGCACTTACACGACGCTTTCGTGACTTGACTGATATCCCATTGCCAGATTTATTGCTTATTGATGGAGGTAAGGGGCAATTGGGCGTTGCTGTTTCTGTGCTGAATGATTTAAATATAAAAGATATTTCATGTGTTGGGATGGCTAAAGCAAGGAACAAGCCCTCTAACAAGAATTTCTTTTCAACACAAGACCGTTTTTTTATTCCTAACAGGTCAAATCCAATTATTATTCAATCTAAAAATTCTCCCGCGCTCTTATTACTTCAACAAATTCGTGATGAAGCACACCGTTTTGCCATACAATATCAACGCAAAAAGAAATTAAAAACAGATTTAACATCAAATATAAAAATTCCTGGAATTGGGACTAATAAATTTAATCAACTACTTTCTAAATTCAAATCAGTTGAAAATCTCAAAAATGCTACTATTGAACAACTTATGGATGTTGAAGGTATTGGTCCCTATTTAGCAATAAAAATATACAAATATTTTCACAAATAAAGAATTACTAAAATATGCCGATTTTATCATAAAATAATAAGATATAAAGAGGAGAAATATATGTTTGGTATTTTGTTTTTTTTATTGGTATTACTACTGTTTATTATTTCTTTTTATGGTTACCTTGTTTGGAATATATCCAATCAAGAGACTTTAAACACAAATGAAATATATTATGTTCGAACAAAGGACTTGTGGGAAATTCGTTTGTGTAGATTTAGAAATAATTCTGAAAAGAACATCCCTATTTTGTTTGTTCATGGATTTGGTTCAAATCAGAATAACTTTCTACTACCCTATGAACAAAGCATTGTTTCATATTTAAAAAATCATAATTTTGATTGCTGGACTATGGATTTACGAGGATGTAAATCTTCCAGACCTCCATTTGGAAAAACGCATTGGGATGCTTCGATTGATGATGTCCTGGTTTACGACCTTCAAGCAGTCATTGAATTTATATTAAAAATGACTGGATACAAAAAACTTTTCTGGATAGGGCACTCTTTAGGCGGTATGCTACTTTATGCGTATCTTATCTACAAGGGAAATAATAAAATTGCAGGTGGAATTACTTTAGGATCTCCCATTGGATTTGTCAATACAAAAATAAATGTTCCTTCCATACTTGTTCAATTCCAAAAATTATTTCCCAATTTTGTCTTTTTGCTTTTCAGAATGTTAATCCCTATATTAAAATTTTTCAAAATAGGCAACTCTGTTTTTCCCGTTAATCCTTCAAATATCAATGTCAATATGAGTGCATGGGATTTGTGTAAAATGGTAGAACCTCCCTCACCGAAAATGGTTGATGAAATGATGGCTTGGATAAATGAAAAGAAATGGGTAATGTTAAATGGTCAATTGAATATTCTTGAACATTTATCGGAATTAAACATTCCTCTTTTACTTTTTTATGCTCCTGATGACCCTTTTGTAAATTTAGATTCAGCGAAAGAATTTTTTAAATCATTAAAGTCCTCCGATAAAGAAATGTTTATACTTAGCACAGAATCAGGTTGTAAACATAATTACAATCATTGCGATTTGGCTTTTGGTGAAAATGGTGAAGAAGAAGTTTTCGA from Candidatus Hydrogenedens sp. includes the following:
- a CDS encoding alpha/beta fold hydrolase codes for the protein MFGILFFLLVLLLFIISFYGYLVWNISNQETLNTNEIYYVRTKDLWEIRLCRFRNNSEKNIPILFVHGFGSNQNNFLLPYEQSIVSYLKNHNFDCWTMDLRGCKSSRPPFGKTHWDASIDDVLVYDLQAVIEFILKMTGYKKLFWIGHSLGGMLLYAYLIYKGNNKIAGGITLGSPIGFVNTKINVPSILVQFQKLFPNFVFLLFRMLIPILKFFKIGNSVFPVNPSNINVNMSAWDLCKMVEPPSPKMVDEMMAWINEKKWVMLNGQLNILEHLSELNIPLLLFYAPDDPFVNLDSAKEFFKSLKSSDKEMFILSTESGCKHNYNHCDLAFGENGEEEVFEPIKVWLDKHQACIDDLLEDNEKIKSSRAVKNRTPMTSEERKTILSGKAYKKTTTKKSNKNTRTDSNNKENI